In the genome of Pseudomonadota bacterium, one region contains:
- a CDS encoding 50S ribosomal protein L27, with protein sequence MAHKKGGGSTSNGRDSIGKRLGVKRYGGEAVIAGNILVRQRGTKIHPGNNVGRGKDDTLFAKADGVVRFERLDKTRKKVSVYPVAV encoded by the coding sequence ATGGCTCATAAGAAAGGCGGCGGCAGTACCAGTAACGGTCGCGATAGCATAGGTAAAAGGCTTGGAGTGAAACGCTACGGCGGCGAAGCGGTGATCGCCGGCAATATTCTCGTGCGGCAGCGGGGAACTAAGATCCATCCCGGGAACAATGTCGGGCGCGGTAAGGATGACACCCTGTTTGCCAAGGCAGATGGCGTGGTTCGTTTTGAGCGGCTTGACAAAACCCGTAAAAAAGTCAGCGTTTATCCAGTGGCCGTCTGA
- the rplU gene encoding 50S ribosomal protein L21 encodes MYAVLRTGGKQYRVASGDLIEIERVAGEAGDTVEFAEVLSLIDDSEVKVGTPLLEGVLVKGEIVSQKRGDKILVFKSKRRKGSRKRQGHRQELTQLRITEVSA; translated from the coding sequence ATGTATGCCGTTTTGCGTACCGGAGGGAAACAATACAGGGTTGCTTCCGGGGATTTGATTGAGATCGAAAGAGTTGCCGGCGAAGCTGGCGATACGGTTGAGTTTGCGGAGGTTTTGAGCCTGATTGATGACTCTGAGGTCAAGGTTGGCACTCCTCTGCTTGAAGGAGTTCTAGTCAAAGGCGAGATTGTTTCCCAAAAACGGGGAGATAAGATTCTGGTGTTTAAATCCAAACGTCGCAAAGGCAGCCGTAAGCGTCAGGGACATCGTCAGGAATTGACCCAGTTGCGGATAACCGAGGTCAGCGCTTAA